One window from the genome of Cyprinus carpio isolate SPL01 chromosome B1, ASM1834038v1, whole genome shotgun sequence encodes:
- the LOC109096422 gene encoding SLAM family member 7-like, which yields MCHLYNNNKKMYLRCLMLVIICVVFITTEAVSGEEVNVFGEVGGTVSFRPARIDPSVSSIIWKHRSSTGSVAKAIEWDVYDGVSTPNQRFNDITTFDKKTGEITITKLNFEHSGLYTIDINSKEQEQRFNLEVLARVPKPEIKIEKTEMKPNAVYLICEYSETIIWKNSAGETLKGSPHTPKGELITAEKKGNSDVFYTCTLKNAVSESTSDPVYERDLFEAPVPKPEIEMNPNESTNSVSPAFKFCAHTLSIYLHICSFYIFLLFFISYF from the exons ATGTGTCATctgtataacaacaacaaaaaaatgtatctacGATGCTTGATGTTGGTCATCATCTGTGTTGTGTTCATCACCACAGAAGCTGTTTCAG gTGAAGAAGTGAATGTATTTGGTGAAGTCGGTGGTACAGTGTCTTTTCGTCCAGCCAGAATAGATCCTTCTGTCAGCAGCATTATATGGAAACACAGAAGCAGCACTGGATCTGTTGCAAAAGCGATTGAATGGGATGTTTATGATGGTGTTTCCACCCCAAATCAGAGATTCAACGACATCACAACTTTTGATAAGAAAACTGGAGAAATCactataactaaattaaatttcgAACATAGTGGACTTTACACCATCGACATCAACAGTAAAGAGCAGGAACAAAGATTCAACTTGGAAGTGTTGG CACGGGTCCCCAAACCTGAGATAAAAATAGAGAAGACTGAAATGAAACCTAATGCTGTGTATTTAATATGCGAGTACAGTGAAACTATCATCTGGAAGAATTCTGCTGGAGAAACACTGAAGGGCTCACCCCACACTCCGAAAGGAGAACTTAtcacagctgaaaaaaaaggaaattcagATGTCTTCTACACATGCACACTCAAGAATGCAGTGAGTGAGAGCACCAGTGATCCGGTCTATGAGAGAGATCTGTTTGAAG CGCCGGTCCCCAAACCTGAGATTGAAATGAACCCTAATGAATCTACAAATTCTGTTAGCCCAGCGTTTAAGTTCTGTGCTCACACTCTCTCTATTTATTTGCATATCTGctctttctatatttttttacttttctttatctCTTATTTTTGA